A single region of the Acidobacteriota bacterium genome encodes:
- a CDS encoding SUMF1/EgtB/PvdO family nonheme iron enzyme, producing MDLIELHSQCGVGWRIWNTAIRSDSANKFSVCWLLPGAEIGTRHWVVRGGSWNNNGNNCRSANRNNNDPGNRNNNIGFRVVVAASTLDCQNRRKGFRLARSKRVQFAHPAMRVTASKNQTEPRRSVT from the coding sequence TTGGACTTGATCGAATTACACAGTCAGTGCGGAGTTGGGTGGCGCATTTGGAACACGGCGATACGTTCCGACTCCGCCAACAAGTTTTCAGTTTGCTGGCTTTTGCCAGGGGCTGAAATCGGGACGCGACATTGGGTCGTTCGGGGCGGCTCGTGGAACAACAATGGTAACAATTGTCGCTCTGCCAACCGTAACAACAACGATCCCGGCAACCGCAACAACAATATCGGATTTCGTGTTGTGGTCGCCGCCAGCACTCTTGATTGCCAGAATCGGCGGAAGGGATTTCGTCTAGCGCGCTCAAAGAGAGTCCAGTTCGCGCATCCGGCGATGCGGGTGACCGCATCCAAAAATCAAACAGAGCCGCGCCGCTCAGTAACGTAA
- a CDS encoding RNA-directed DNA polymerase, with product MKRYGNLWPQVIEFDNLLAAARKAQRGKRYQENVMRFNDRLGDELLQLQCELGTKSYRPGKYRTFQIVEPKKRMISAAPYRDRVVHHALCNVIAPIFERTFIRDSYANREGFGNHRALRRFTEFARSSRYVLQCDIRKYFPSIDHEILKTAIRRKIKCADTLWLIETNIDASNEQEQVTHFFSGDDLFTPSERRRGLPIGNLTSQFFANIYLNDLDHFVKERLRVEKYVRYVDDFALFGDDYRQLAEARAAIEERLAALRLKIHPVKSQLFETRRGANFVGFRILPDRIRVRNENLRRSRRRLKKLQDDYRSGRFGLDRITQSVRSWVAHLEHGDTFRLRQQVFSLLAFARG from the coding sequence ATGAAACGTTACGGAAATTTGTGGCCACAGGTAATTGAATTCGACAACCTGCTGGCAGCAGCCAGAAAAGCCCAACGCGGCAAGCGGTATCAGGAAAATGTGATGCGGTTCAACGACCGGCTGGGTGATGAATTACTGCAACTGCAATGCGAGCTTGGAACCAAATCCTACCGACCGGGCAAATACCGAACCTTTCAAATTGTCGAACCCAAGAAGCGAATGATTTCTGCCGCACCGTATCGAGACCGGGTTGTGCATCACGCTTTGTGCAACGTCATCGCGCCGATTTTTGAACGGACGTTTATCCGCGATTCTTATGCTAACCGCGAAGGGTTCGGCAACCATCGCGCGCTACGCCGGTTTACTGAATTTGCACGTTCCAGTCGCTACGTTTTGCAATGTGACATCCGCAAATACTTTCCAAGCATTGACCACGAAATCCTGAAAACAGCCATCCGCCGCAAAATCAAATGCGCCGACACCTTGTGGTTGATCGAAACCAACATTGATGCCAGCAACGAACAGGAACAGGTAACCCATTTCTTTTCCGGCGATGATCTTTTTACTCCGTCGGAGCGGCGACGCGGACTGCCCATCGGCAATTTGACCAGCCAGTTTTTCGCCAACATTTACTTGAACGACCTGGATCATTTCGTGAAAGAGCGATTGCGGGTGGAAAAGTACGTTCGGTATGTAGACGATTTCGCGTTATTTGGCGACGATTACCGTCAATTAGCCGAAGCGCGAGCCGCAATCGAAGAACGGTTGGCAGCGTTGCGGCTGAAGATTCATCCGGTCAAAAGCCAGTTGTTTGAAACGCGAAGAGGAGCAAACTTTGTCGGCTTTCGTATTTTGCCGGATCGAATTCGCGTACGAAACGAGAATCTTCGTCGTTCGCGCCGCAGGTTGAAAAAGCTGCAGGACGATTACCGCAGCGGACGGTTTGGACTTGATCGAATTACACAGTCAGTGCGGAGTTGGGTGGCGCATTTGGAACACGGCGATACGTTCCGACTCCGCCAACAAGTTTTCAGTTTGCTGGCTTTTGCCAGGGGCTGA
- a CDS encoding SUMF1/EgtB/PvdO family nonheme iron enzyme — MSQKGRNHAILIGSSQFGPKSGLKDLRCPLNDLDGMAATLASSEFGLFTKDDLHVFPNQPHYEILPEIETVFAASKPEDLILFYYSGHGYCDASDRLYLATADSRKDLLTSTWLPTERLRRMIDHHNRRRVVMILDCCYSAAIKHDFLSRGDDDNPMEDLSTGIYIITASSAVETAIEKETDEYGLLTKHLLEGIRQGKARPNDDGLISASSVYQYASAEVVKAGKQKPRFFGLEQRGGELFIARAAAVYSPEQLQAFRKLINELDTNEEIDEELADQARRIIRDNQPKRDKKLFELLDQLQKGMRPGRFSSQWMKTFVVPPSGGQSSGDRPIKPLEVKTTNPPATKPPKNETTNAPAHKPQAEAKPPEGGTPNNATNGFTDDLNGVKLEMVYIPGGKFTMGSEKDGSEKPPHEVTVPAFYIGKFQVTQAQWNAVMGDKLKPGFTGDDLPMESVSWEDAQEFCKKLAKMTNKAYRLPSEAEWEYACRAGTTTEFAFGDSLSSEQANFDGNYPYGGAKKSVYRKKTTPVGSFEPNAFGLYDMHGNVWEWCEDVWHSDYKKAPTDGSAWLSGGDSSRWVVRGGSWSVNGRDCRSAFRNDVVPGLRDLTFGFRVVVAARSS, encoded by the coding sequence ATGAGCCAGAAAGGACGCAACCACGCCATTTTGATCGGTTCCAGCCAGTTCGGCCCGAAATCGGGGCTGAAGGATTTGCGTTGCCCGCTCAACGACTTGGATGGAATGGCCGCAACACTGGCGTCTTCGGAATTCGGATTGTTCACCAAAGACGATTTGCACGTTTTCCCGAACCAGCCGCATTACGAAATCCTGCCCGAAATCGAAACTGTCTTTGCCGCGTCCAAACCGGAAGATTTGATTCTCTTTTACTATTCCGGCCACGGGTATTGCGATGCCAGCGACAGGCTGTATCTGGCGACGGCAGACAGCCGCAAAGACTTGTTGACTTCCACCTGGTTACCGACCGAACGATTGCGCCGGATGATTGACCATCATAACCGCCGCCGCGTGGTGATGATTCTGGATTGTTGTTACAGCGCGGCGATCAAGCATGACTTCCTCAGTCGAGGTGATGACGACAATCCGATGGAAGACCTTTCCACGGGCATTTACATCATCACGGCGTCGTCCGCCGTGGAAACCGCCATTGAAAAAGAAACCGACGAATACGGTTTGTTGACCAAACATTTGTTGGAAGGCATACGGCAAGGCAAAGCCAGACCGAACGACGACGGATTGATCAGCGCCAGCTCTGTTTATCAGTACGCCTCTGCCGAAGTCGTCAAAGCCGGAAAACAGAAACCGCGCTTTTTTGGGTTGGAACAGCGTGGAGGGGAATTGTTCATCGCCCGCGCCGCCGCCGTGTATTCACCTGAACAACTACAAGCATTCCGAAAGTTGATCAATGAACTGGACACGAACGAAGAAATTGACGAAGAACTCGCCGACCAAGCGCGCCGCATTATCCGCGACAACCAGCCGAAGCGTGACAAAAAACTGTTTGAATTACTAGACCAGCTTCAAAAGGGAATGAGGCCCGGCAGGTTCAGCAGCCAATGGATGAAAACGTTCGTAGTTCCGCCTTCAGGCGGTCAGAGTTCTGGTGACAGACCAATCAAGCCGCTCGAAGTCAAGACGACGAACCCGCCAGCAACTAAACCGCCCAAAAATGAAACGACGAACGCGCCTGCCCATAAACCGCAAGCCGAAGCGAAACCGCCTGAAGGCGGAACTCCGAACAACGCCACAAACGGATTCACCGACGATCTGAACGGCGTCAAGCTGGAAATGGTTTACATCCCCGGCGGCAAGTTCACGATGGGGTCTGAAAAAGACGGCAGCGAAAAGCCGCCGCACGAAGTGACCGTTCCGGCGTTTTACATCGGCAAGTTCCAGGTTACCCAGGCGCAATGGAATGCTGTGATGGGCGACAAGCTGAAACCAGGCTTCACGGGTGACGATCTGCCGATGGAAAGCGTTTCGTGGGAAGACGCCCAGGAGTTTTGCAAGAAGCTGGCGAAAATGACCAACAAAGCTTATCGGTTGCCAAGCGAAGCCGAATGGGAGTATGCCTGTCGTGCAGGAACAACAACCGAATTCGCTTTCGGTGATTCGCTATCTTCAGAGCAGGCAAACTTCGACGGTAATTATCCTTACGGTGGCGCAAAGAAATCTGTTTACCGCAAAAAGACGACTCCGGTTGGCAGCTTTGAACCGAATGCATTTGGCCTTTACGATATGCATGGCAACGTCTGGGAGTGGTGCGAAGATGTCTGGCATTCCGATTACAAAAAAGCACCTACTGACGGCTCAGCTTGGTTGAGTGGTGGAGACTCAAGTCGTTGGGTCGTTCGGGGCGGCTCGTGGAGCGTCAATGGTCGCGATTGTCGCTCTGCCTTCCGTAACGACGTCGTTCCCGGCCTCCGCGACCTCACTTTCGGATTTCGTGTTGTGGTCGCCGCCAGGTCTTCGTAA
- the avd gene encoding diversity-generating retroelement protein Avd, producing the protein MSKKTTPELPVIQKTYDLILWYVPILQRLPRDHRYTLGDRMIESLYLMLEELITARYAREKLELLQTINVRLERTRYQTRLLLDFKQMDSNRYLYATKLINEVGVNLGRWINQQKQVTTQPSLSR; encoded by the coding sequence ATGAGCAAAAAAACAACGCCGGAATTGCCGGTGATCCAAAAAACATACGATCTGATCTTGTGGTACGTGCCGATATTGCAGCGATTGCCGCGCGATCATCGTTATACGTTGGGTGATCGCATGATCGAAAGTTTGTACCTGATGTTGGAGGAATTGATTACAGCGAGGTACGCCAGAGAGAAGCTGGAATTACTGCAAACGATCAACGTGCGACTGGAACGAACACGTTATCAAACAAGGCTGCTGCTGGATTTCAAGCAGATGGATAGCAACCGTTATCTTTACGCCACAAAGCTGATTAACGAAGTAGGCGTCAATCTTGGAAGATGGATCAACCAACAAAAACAAGTAACTACTCAGCCCTCTTTGTCCCGGTAG